ACTCGACGCGCGAGGGTTCGGGCAGGGCGCGCACTTCCGATTCGATCACCTCGGCGAGGTCGACCGGACGCGGGTCGGCGACCAGCCCGCCGACCTGCAGCCGCGACATCGCGAGCAGATTGTCGATGAGTGCGTCGAGCCGGTCAGCCGACTGCTCGATGGCTTCGAGCAGCTCGGCTTCGTCGGACGGGTCGAAGGTCACCTCGGTGCTGCGCAGACTGCCGACGGCGGCCTTGATACCGGCCAGCGGGGTGCGCAGGTCGTGCGACACCGCCGACAACAAGGCGGTGCGGGCCCGATTGTCGCGTTCGAGTCCCTCGGCCGACTCCGCAAGGCGCTGCAGCCGGCGCCGATTGAGCACGGCCGCGGCATGTGCGGCGTAGGCACTGAGCAGCCGTTGCCGGTCGGCCGGCACCGGTGGGCCGACCAGCACCAGGTGGTGGTCGTCGTCGACCCGCTCGATCGTGCGGGATGCGCCGGCGACCGGGTCGGCCGGGAATTCTCCTGTCGCAGCGACTAATTCGTGCTCGTCGCCGACACGGCACACGACCGCGACCGAGGTCTGACCGAACATCTCCGCGGCCCGGTCGACCAGCAGCGCGAGCTGGTCGGTCGAGCTCAACATGCTGTGGCTGAGCTCGGCCAGAGCGCGCACCTCGTGCGCCGACGCGGTGACAGCTGCGGCGCGCCGGGCGCTGCGGTGCACCACCGCGGACACCACCGCGCCGACCGCCACGAACAACAGCAGAGCGAACGCGTTCTCGCCGTCGGCGATGGTCAGCGTGCCGAGTGGCGACGTGAAGTACCAGTTGATCAGCAGCGACGAGATCACCCCCGCCGCGATGGCCGGCCAGAGGCCACCGACCAGCGCGATGAGCACCGTCACCAGCAGGTAGAGCTGCACGATCACCGGCAGGCTCGGCCGACCCAGCTGCTGCAACCCGAGGGTGAGCAGGCAGGGCATGACGACCGCCAGCACCGCGCCCTGGGCCACCCGGCGTCCGGGCAGTGCCGCCCCCGGCCGCGGCGGTGGCGTGCTGCGGGCCAGCTCGTGGGTGACGACGTGCACGTCGATGTCCTCGCCCGAGCCCGCGATGATCCGCTCGCCGGTGCTCGGTCGCAGCATGCTGCGCCAGCGCGGCGAGCGGCCGAGGCCGATGATGACGTGCTGGGCATTGACGGCGCGGGCGTAGTCGAGCACGGCGGCCGCGGCGTCGTTACCGCCGACGGTGTGGAAGGTGCCGCCGAGGTCTGCGGTGAGGCGACGCAACCGGTCGATCTGGGCACCGGAGGAGTCGGTGAGGCCGTCGGCCCGCGCGACGTAGACCGCGTGCAACTCGCCGGCGTTGCCCGCGAGCGCCAACCGCGCCGCCCGGCGCAGCAGCGTCGCCCCTTCCGGGCCGCCCGACAACGCCACGACCACGCGGGTGCGTGTGGGCCAGGTGCCGGTGATCGAGTGGTCGCTGCGGTAGCGGTCGAGGTTCTCCTCCACCCGGTCGGCCAGCCACAGCAGCGCCAGTTCGCGCAGCGCGCTGAGGTTGCCCAGCCGGAAGTAGTTGGCCAACGCCGCGTCGACCTTCTGCGCCGCGTAGACGTTGCCGTGCGCCATCCGCCGGCGCAGCGCCTCCGGCGACATGTCGACCAGTTCGATCTGGTCGGCGGCGCGCACCACTGCGTCGGGCACCGTCTCGCGTTGCACCACGCCGGTGATGCTCAAGGTGGCGTCGTTGAGCGACTCGAGGTGCTGGATGTTCACCGTCGAGATCACGTCGATGCCGGCAGCGAGCAGGTCGTGCACGTCCTGCCAGCGTTTGTCGTGGGTGCTGCCGGGCACGTTCGTGTGCGCGAGTTCGTCGACCAGCGCCACCTGCGGACGCCGGGCGATGATCGCCGCCGTGTCCATCTCCTCGAAGGCGGTGCCCCGGTGTTCGATGCTGCGACACGGCACCACCTCCAACCCGTCGAGGGCGGCGGCGGTGTGCGGACGGCCGTGGGTGTCGACGTAGCCGACGACGACGTCGGTGCCGCGGTCGAGCCGCCGGCGGCCTTCGCCGAGCATCGCGACCGTCTTGCCGACGCCCGGGGCGGCACCCAGGTAGATCCGCAGAACGCCCCGTGTCACCGTCACATTGTCTCCTGCCTCCGGCTCGTGCGGCTCATCGCTGTGCGACGGCGCGCTGCAGGGCGAGGTTGAGTTCGAGCACGTTCACCCTCGGCTGTCCGAGATAGCCGGCTGAGCTGGTATTCGCCCGCACCAGTGCCTCGACGGTGGCGCGCGGCAAGGCCCGGGCGGCGGCCACCCGCGGCACCTGCCACGACGCGTACGACGGCGAGATGTCAGGGTCGAGTCCGCTGGCCGACGCGGTGAGTGCGTCGGCGGGCACCGGCCCCTTCGCGTCCGGGTTCTGTGCGCGCAGGGTGGCGGCCCGCTTGGCCACCAGCGCCCGCTGGTCGGGATTCGCCTGGGCGTAGTTGGTGCCGCCGCTGGTGCCGCCGGCGTAGTCGAACGCCGACGGACGCGGCTGGAACCACTGCGCCCCGGTGAACTGCTGGCCGATCAGGCTCGACCCGACCACCCGCCCCTGGGAGGTGACGAGCGAGCCGTCGGCGCGCCCCGGCAGCGCCCGTGCGGCGGCGGTGACGGCGAGCGGGTAGGCGAGGCCGAGCAGCAGCGTGAGCACCAACAGGGCGCGGACGGCGGCGAGCGCCTGGCGGGTGACGGTCATGGTGATCACTTCAATCCGGGCAGCAGCCCCACGAGCAGGTCGATGAGTTTGATACCGACGAACGGCGCGACGACGCCGCCGAGTCCGTAGATCAGCAGGTTGCGCCGCAACAGTGCGGTCGCGTTGAGCGCCCTGTAGCGAACTCCCCTGAGCGACAACGGAATCAACGCCACGATGATGAGTGCATTGAAGATGACGGCCGACAGCATCGCCGACTCGGGGCTGTGCAACCGCATCACGTCGAGCCGGGCCAGCCCGGGGAAGATCGGCACGAACATCGCCGGGATGATCGCGAAGTACTTCGCGATGTCGTTCGCGATCGAGAAGGTGGTCAACGCGCCGCGGGTGATCAGCAGTTGTTTGCCGATGCCGACGATGTCGATGAGCTTGGTGGGGTCGGAGTCGAGGTCGACCATGTTGCCGGCCTCCTTCGCGGCGGAGGTGCCGGTGTTCATCGCGACGCCCACGTCGGCCTGCGCGAGGGCCGGTGCGTCGTTGGTGCCGTCGCCGGTCATCGCCACCAGCCGTCCGCCCTCCTGCTCGGCCTTGATCAACCGCATCTTGTCTTCGGGAGTGGCCTCGGCGAGGAAGTCGTCAACCCCCGCCTCGGCAGCGATCGAGGCCGCGGTGAGCGGGTTGTCGCCGGTGATCATGACAGTGCGGATGCCCATGTGGCGCAGCTCGTCGAACCGCTCACGCATGCCCGGCTTCACGACGTCCTTCAGGTGCACCACGCCGAGGGCGCGGGCTGCGCCGTGGGCGCCGCTGCAGCCGACCACCAGCGGGGTGCCGCCGTCGCCGGCAATGCGGTCGATCGTGGCCTGCGTGTCATCGTCGAGCCGTGCTCCGTGCTCGGCCAGCCAGCCACCGACGGCCGTGCCCGCACCCTTGCGCACGGCGGCGCCGTCCGGCAGGTCGACACCCGACATCCGGGTCTGCGCGGTGAACGGCACCGTGATCCCGCGCTCGACGGTCTGCGCCGAGGCGCCCTGCGCGAGCGCCAACTCGACGATCGAGCGGCCCTCGGGTGTCTCGTCGGCCAGCGACGACAGGTAGGCGGCCTGCACCAGCTCGGCCTGCTCGGCACCGGTCACCGGCACGAACTCGCAGGCCCGCCGGTTGCCGTAGGTGATCGTGCCCGTCTTGTCGAGCAGCAGCGTCGACACGTCGCCGGCGGCCTCTACCGCGCGGCCCGACATCGCGAGCACGTTGTGCTGCACGAGGCGGTCCATGCCGGCGATGCCGATCGCCGACAGCAGCGCTCCGATCGTGGTGGGGATGAGGCAGACCAAGAGGGCCACCAGCACGACCACCGACACGTCGTGGCCGGAGTAGGAGGCCATGGGCTGGATCATCGACACCGCCAGCACGAAGATGAGCGTGAGCGCGGTCAGCAGGATGCCGAGGGCGATCTCGTTCGGGGTCTTCTGCCGCTGCGCGCCCTCGACCAACGCGATCATCCGGTCGACGAAGGTCTCCCCCGGCTTGCTGGTGATCTGCACGACGATGCGGTCGGACAGCACGGTCGTGCCGCCGGTGACGGCGCATCGGTCGCCGCCGGATTCCCTGATGACCGGCGCAGATTCGCCGGTGATCGCCGATTCGTCGACGCTGGCGACGCCCTCGACGACGTCGCCGTCGCCCGGGATCACCTGACCGGCCTCGACCACGACCCGGTCGCCGACCCGCAGGGTGGTGCCGGGCACCTGTTCGATCGCGCCGTCGGCCGAGCCGGAGACGAGCCGGTGGGCCACCGACTCGGTGCGGGTGCGGCGCAGGCTCTCGGCCTGCGCCTTGCCGCGGCCCTCGGCCACCGCCTCGGCCAGGTTGGCGAACACGATCGTGAGCCACAGCCAGGCGGCCACCGCGATCGAGAAGACGGACGGGTGCAGCACCGACAGGACGGTGGTGAGCACCGATCCGATCCACACCACGAAGATCACCGGGGTGCGCACGAGGTGACGCGGGTCGAGTTTGGACAATGCCTGCGGCAGCGCCTCGTGGGCGGTGTGCAGGAGTCGGGGATCGGCGTTCATGAGAGGGCCTCCGCGATCGGGCCGAGCGAAAGAGCGGGCAGGAAGGTGAGGCCGGCGACGACGAGCACGATGCCGACCAGCAGCGCGGCGAACACGCCGCCGTGCGTGGGCATGGTGCCGGCGGTGGCGGCGCGGCGCGGCTGACGCACCAACGCCCCGGCGAGCGCCAGCACGAGCACGATCGGCACGAACCGTCCGAGCAGCATGCTGACCGCGAGGGTGAGGTTGAGGAAGGGCTGGTCGCTGCTGAGGCCGGCGAACGCCGAGCCGTTGTTGTTCGACGCGGACGTGTAGGCGTACAGCAGTTCCGACAGGCCGTGCGGGCCGGAGTTGGTGAGCGCCGACACGGCGGTCGGTGTCACCACCGCGGAGCCGGTGGCCAGCAGCACCAGCATCGGCGTCGTGATGGTGGCCAATGCGGCGTACGTGATCTCGCGGCGACCGATCGACTTGCCGAGCAGTTCGGGGGTGCGGCCGACCATCAAGCCCGCGATGAAGACGGTGAGCAACACGAAGACCAGCAGGCCGTAGAGGCCGGTGCCGACTCCGCCCGGCGACACCTCGCCGAGCATCATGTTGACCATCAGCACGCCACCGCCGAGCGGACTCATCGAGTCGTGCATCGAGTTGACCGCCCCGGTCGACGTGCCGGTGGTCGACGCCCCGAAGATCATCGAGGCGACGAGCCCGAAGCGCTGCTCCTTGCCCTCCATCGCGCCGGCTCCGGTGAGCGACGTCGCGTGCTCCGCCCAGGTGCCGAGCGCAGCGCTGATGGCGAGCAGCACGCCCATGACCGACACCAGTACGGCGCCCTGCCGCCGGTCGCCGACCATCAGGCCGTAGACCCGCGGCATCGAGAACGGGATCGCGAGCATGAGCACGATCTCGAACAGGTTGGTGAACGGGTTCGGGTTCTCGAACGGGTGCGCCGAGTTGGCGTTGAAGATGCCGCCGCCGTTGGTGCCGAGCTCCTTGATCGCCTCCTGCGAGGCCACCGGCCCGCCCTGGATCACCTGGTGGCCGCCCGCGAGCGTGCCGATGGTGTGCGGGCCGGCGAGGTTCTGGATCACGCCGCCCGCCACGAGCACCAGCGCGGCCACTGCGGCCAGCGGCAGCAGCACCCGCACCGACCCGCGGACGAGGTCGACCCAGAAGTTGCCGATAGTCGCGCCGCGACTGCGGGCGATGCCGCGGCACAGCGCGGCGGCCACTGCAAGGCCGGTGGCGGCGGAAACGAAGTTCTGCACGGTGAGGCCTGCCATGGCGACCGGATAGCCGGCCCCCAGCTCACCGGCGTACGACTGCCAGTTGGTGTTGGTGGTGAAGGAGACCGCGGTGTTGAGGGCGGTGTGCCAGTGCTGGCTGCGACCGAACGACGCCGGCAGCAGCTCCTGCGCCATGATCAGCGCGAACAGCAGCCCGATCGAAGCAGCTGCGAACGCCACGACCGCTACGGCGTAGGAGCGCCAGCTCTGTTCGACGCGCGGGTCGACCCCCACCAGCCGGTAGATCCACCGTTCGCCGCGCCAGTCCCGGGGGTCGGTGAGCGCCCGATGGATCCAGTTGCCGAGCGGCACGTGCACGACCGCGAGGATCGCTGCCACCGTCGCCAGATAAAGCGCGGTCTGCAAGCCCACGTTCATCGCTCAGAACCGATCCGGGTGGATCAGCGCGTACAGCAGGTAGCCGATCAGGGCGAGCGCGATGACGCCCGCGACGAGATTTTCCATACCTGCCAGTCAAGGCCCGACGGGCGCTCGGGCCGGGGTGCTTCCGGCCGCCTTGACGGGTCTTGACGCGGTCTTGACGCGAGCGCGTGCCGCCCGGCTACTGCGTGGGCGCGAGCGAGCCGTACGTCGTCGTGGCGGATGGCCCATCGGTCGGCATATCGGACGTCATCGACTTCATCGCCTCGTCGAACGACATGACGTCGGCGGCCGGCGGCTTGGTGACCGTGAACCGCGCACCCCAGGCGGAGTAGCGGATCGTCGGCGCGAGGGTCGCGACCATGCCGGTGAGCACGGAATCGGGTTCGCTTTGAGGTACATCGAACCGTCGATGAGCACGATCTGGTCGTCGCCGATGGACATCTGCATCTTGAGGCCGGACGACTGATCGACCTTCGCGGTCATGGTCTCCGTCGCGCCGGGCGTGGCCGTCGGACCTTCCGAATCCAACATCACCCCGGCCGGCCGACCATTGTCATCGTGTACGTCTTCTCGGCTTTGACCGCCGTCCGCGCATTGGCCCGAAGCCGTGATCCAACAGTGATCGGCCGCCCCTGACATGGCGAAGGGCCGTCACTGCGCGAAGCAGTGACGGCCCTTCGGTGAGAGCGTTTCGGCTCAGGCCTCTTCGGAAACCGCGTCCTCGGAGGTGAGGTTGCGGGTCACGGTGGAGTCGAGCGGGATGCCCGGGCCCATCGTGGTCGACATGGTCGCCTTGGTGATGTAGCGGCCCTTCGACGACGCCGGCTTCAGACGCAGGATCTCCTCGAGCGCAGCGGCGTAGTTCTCGACGAGAGCCTTCTCGTCGAAGGACGCCTTGCCGATGATGAAGTGAAGGTTGCTGTGCTTGTCGACGCGGAACTCGATCTTTCCGCCCTTGATGTCGCTGACGGCCTTCGCGGTGTCCATGGTGACGGTGCCGGTCTTCGGGTTCGGCATCAGACCACGCGGGCCGAGCACCTTACCGAGGCGACCGACCTTGCCCATGAGGTCGGGGGTGGCGACCACGGCGTCGAAGTCGGTCCAACCGCCGGCGACCTTCTCGATCAGGTCGTCGGAACCGACGAAGTCGGCGCCGGCAGCCTCGGCCGCGGCGGCCTTGTCGCCGTTGGCGAAGACGAGCACACGGGCGGTCTTACCGGTGCCGTGCGGCAGGTTGACGGTGCCACGCACCATCTGGTCGGCCTTGCGCGGGTCGACACCGAGACGGAACGCGACCTCGACGGTCGAGTCGTACTTGGTGGTCGCCGAGTCTTTCGCCAGGCGGACGGCCTGGATCGGGGCGTAGACCTTGCCCTCGCCGATCTTCTCGGCGGCCTTGCGGTAGTTCTTGCTGCGCGCCATTGCGTGCTCCTCAGGTTGTGAGTGGGAGTTGTGGTTGTGC
This genomic stretch from Calidifontibacter indicus harbors:
- the kdpF gene encoding K(+)-transporting ATPase subunit F encodes the protein MENLVAGVIALALIGYLLYALIHPDRF
- the kdpC gene encoding potassium-transporting ATPase subunit KdpC, encoding MTVTRQALAAVRALLVLTLLLGLAYPLAVTAAARALPGRADGSLVTSQGRVVGSSLIGQQFTGAQWFQPRPSAFDYAGGTSGGTNYAQANPDQRALVAKRAATLRAQNPDAKGPVPADALTASASGLDPDISPSYASWQVPRVAAARALPRATVEALVRANTSSAGYLGQPRVNVLELNLALQRAVAQR
- the kdpA gene encoding potassium-transporting ATPase subunit KdpA, whose amino-acid sequence is MNVGLQTALYLATVAAILAVVHVPLGNWIHRALTDPRDWRGERWIYRLVGVDPRVEQSWRSYAVAVVAFAAASIGLLFALIMAQELLPASFGRSQHWHTALNTAVSFTTNTNWQSYAGELGAGYPVAMAGLTVQNFVSAATGLAVAAALCRGIARSRGATIGNFWVDLVRGSVRVLLPLAAVAALVLVAGGVIQNLAGPHTIGTLAGGHQVIQGGPVASQEAIKELGTNGGGIFNANSAHPFENPNPFTNLFEIVLMLAIPFSMPRVYGLMVGDRRQGAVLVSVMGVLLAISAALGTWAEHATSLTGAGAMEGKEQRFGLVASMIFGASTTGTSTGAVNSMHDSMSPLGGGVLMVNMMLGEVSPGGVGTGLYGLLVFVLLTVFIAGLMVGRTPELLGKSIGRREITYAALATITTPMLVLLATGSAVVTPTAVSALTNSGPHGLSELLYAYTSASNNNGSAFAGLSSDQPFLNLTLAVSMLLGRFVPIVLVLALAGALVRQPRRAATAGTMPTHGGVFAALLVGIVLVVAGLTFLPALSLGPIAEALS
- the rplA gene encoding 50S ribosomal protein L1, translating into MARSKNYRKAAEKIGEGKVYAPIQAVRLAKDSATTKYDSTVEVAFRLGVDPRKADQMVRGTVNLPHGTGKTARVLVFANGDKAAAAEAAGADFVGSDDLIEKVAGGWTDFDAVVATPDLMGKVGRLGKVLGPRGLMPNPKTGTVTMDTAKAVSDIKGGKIEFRVDKHSNLHFIIGKASFDEKALVENYAAALEEILRLKPASSKGRYITKATMSTTMGPGIPLDSTVTRNLTSEDAVSEEA
- a CDS encoding ATP-binding protein, with product MTRGVLRIYLGAAPGVGKTVAMLGEGRRRLDRGTDVVVGYVDTHGRPHTAAALDGLEVVPCRSIEHRGTAFEEMDTAAIIARRPQVALVDELAHTNVPGSTHDKRWQDVHDLLAAGIDVISTVNIQHLESLNDATLSITGVVQRETVPDAVVRAADQIELVDMSPEALRRRMAHGNVYAAQKVDAALANYFRLGNLSALRELALLWLADRVEENLDRYRSDHSITGTWPTRTRVVVALSGGPEGATLLRRAARLALAGNAGELHAVYVARADGLTDSSGAQIDRLRRLTADLGGTFHTVGGNDAAAAVLDYARAVNAQHVIIGLGRSPRWRSMLRPSTGERIIAGSGEDIDVHVVTHELARSTPPPRPGAALPGRRVAQGAVLAVVMPCLLTLGLQQLGRPSLPVIVQLYLLVTVLIALVGGLWPAIAAGVISSLLINWYFTSPLGTLTIADGENAFALLLFVAVGAVVSAVVHRSARRAAAVTASAHEVRALAELSHSMLSSTDQLALLVDRAAEMFGQTSVAVVCRVGDEHELVAATGEFPADPVAGASRTIERVDDDHHLVLVGPPVPADRQRLLSAYAAHAAAVLNRRRLQRLAESAEGLERDNRARTALLSAVSHDLRTPLAGIKAAVGSLRSTEVTFDPSDEAELLEAIEQSADRLDALIDNLLAMSRLQVGGLVADPRPVDLAEVIESEVRALPEPSRVEWTLGPDARRVVADPGLLDRVLGNVLENALRFQPAAGPVRVSTGRIGDRVLLRVVDQGPGVPAAAMETIFRPFQRYGDTPSGDGVGLGLAVARGFAEAMGATLAAEDTPGGGVTMVVSLQAHDGRPTYE
- the kdpB gene encoding potassium-transporting ATPase subunit KdpB gives rise to the protein MNADPRLLHTAHEALPQALSKLDPRHLVRTPVIFVVWIGSVLTTVLSVLHPSVFSIAVAAWLWLTIVFANLAEAVAEGRGKAQAESLRRTRTESVAHRLVSGSADGAIEQVPGTTLRVGDRVVVEAGQVIPGDGDVVEGVASVDESAITGESAPVIRESGGDRCAVTGGTTVLSDRIVVQITSKPGETFVDRMIALVEGAQRQKTPNEIALGILLTALTLIFVLAVSMIQPMASYSGHDVSVVVLVALLVCLIPTTIGALLSAIGIAGMDRLVQHNVLAMSGRAVEAAGDVSTLLLDKTGTITYGNRRACEFVPVTGAEQAELVQAAYLSSLADETPEGRSIVELALAQGASAQTVERGITVPFTAQTRMSGVDLPDGAAVRKGAGTAVGGWLAEHGARLDDDTQATIDRIAGDGGTPLVVGCSGAHGAARALGVVHLKDVVKPGMRERFDELRHMGIRTVMITGDNPLTAASIAAEAGVDDFLAEATPEDKMRLIKAEQEGGRLVAMTGDGTNDAPALAQADVGVAMNTGTSAAKEAGNMVDLDSDPTKLIDIVGIGKQLLITRGALTTFSIANDIAKYFAIIPAMFVPIFPGLARLDVMRLHSPESAMLSAVIFNALIIVALIPLSLRGVRYRALNATALLRRNLLIYGLGGVVAPFVGIKLIDLLVGLLPGLK